The Saccharomonospora cyanea NA-134 genome includes a region encoding these proteins:
- a CDS encoding potassium channel family protein, whose amino-acid sequence MVRPWKVGLREERLSDRPGHALVGIVNMPAHVVSPVRAIARRVLFALVALVAVVFVVYLDRDGYRDANGDGITLLDSFYYATVTLSTTGYGDITPASETARLVNIVLITPLRVLFLIVLIGTTLEVLTERSRQALRIQNWRRTVRDHVVVIGFGTKGRSAVNALLGEEDSDPSQIVVVDTDRTALDAASARGLITVHGSATRSDVLRVAGVQRARAVVVAPNRDDTAVLVTLSARELAPKARILASVREMENVHLLKQSGADQVVVSSETAGRLLGIATRTPRVVDMVEDLLTPEAGLAIAERPVEPSEEGGSPRHLPDIVLGLVRDGTLYRVDAPEADSLESGDRLLYVKKVSVGEETVP is encoded by the coding sequence ATGGTGAGACCGTGGAAAGTCGGCCTCCGCGAGGAGAGGTTGTCCGACCGGCCGGGACACGCGCTGGTCGGGATCGTGAACATGCCCGCCCACGTGGTCAGTCCGGTGCGGGCGATCGCTCGCCGGGTGTTGTTCGCGCTGGTGGCCCTGGTGGCCGTGGTGTTCGTGGTCTACCTCGACCGCGACGGATACCGCGATGCCAACGGCGACGGCATCACGCTGCTCGACAGCTTCTACTACGCCACCGTGACGCTGTCCACCACCGGCTACGGTGACATCACCCCGGCGAGCGAGACGGCCCGGCTGGTGAACATCGTCCTGATCACACCACTGCGGGTGCTGTTCCTGATCGTGTTGATCGGGACGACACTGGAGGTGTTGACGGAGCGTTCGCGACAGGCGCTCCGAATCCAGAATTGGAGGCGCACGGTGCGCGACCACGTGGTGGTCATCGGTTTCGGCACGAAGGGTCGCTCGGCGGTGAACGCGTTGCTGGGGGAGGAGGACAGCGACCCGAGTCAGATCGTGGTGGTGGACACCGACCGCACCGCCCTCGACGCCGCCAGCGCCCGGGGCCTGATCACGGTGCACGGGTCGGCCACGCGTTCGGACGTGCTGCGGGTCGCGGGCGTACAGCGGGCACGTGCGGTGGTGGTCGCTCCGAACCGGGACGACACGGCGGTGCTCGTGACGCTCAGCGCCAGGGAACTCGCCCCGAAGGCACGCATCCTCGCGTCGGTGCGGGAGATGGAGAACGTGCACCTGCTCAAGCAGTCCGGTGCCGACCAGGTCGTGGTGTCGAGCGAGACGGCGGGGCGCCTGCTGGGCATCGCCACGAGGACCCCGCGTGTGGTGGACATGGTGGAGGACCTGCTGACCCCGGAGGCCGGCCTGGCGATCGCCGAACGGCCCGTGGAACCGTCCGAGGAGGGCGGCTCACCGCGGCACCTGCCCGACATCGTGCTCGGCCTCGTACGTGACGGCACGCTCTACCGCGTGGACGCTCCCGAGGCCGACTCGCTCGAATCCGGCGACCGGCTGCTGTACGTGAAGAAGGTGTCGGTGGGCGAGGAGACCGTGCCGTGA
- a CDS encoding neutral zinc metallopeptidase, translating into MTQPPPWPGSSGHGHGPRHGQGAPFGHHFPPAQPGPPQRPPRKPAWPYVLAYGGGSMLLALVLVLVYVVATGTGSRDTPVDSAASSPAPTPTLASSGEVTPTTTRSPADVSLSTPPAGGAATTGQASQPAKILKLADHPILQDPNAGLANRACPLPGWQSTPEGAKAFFTAARQCLDAAWEPFLRAYNLPFTPPRLHFPAAASFDTQCGKINVSISTAAYYCEGDLYLPFDGLQTEQYGNAPGVYLALFAHEYGHHVQELAGIMDAAWERIYAEGQNSPAGQEMSRRKELQAQCFSGMFLGAHVDQGGSITRAMYDAAWYDQETRGDDTSGTHDHGSNANYAKWWRAGAYDNRIVDCNTFAAPSGDVA; encoded by the coding sequence ATGACACAACCGCCACCGTGGCCAGGGTCCTCGGGCCACGGTCACGGCCCGCGACACGGCCAGGGCGCGCCCTTCGGCCACCACTTCCCCCCAGCACAGCCGGGGCCACCGCAGCGGCCGCCCCGGAAACCGGCCTGGCCGTACGTGCTCGCGTACGGCGGTGGCTCGATGCTGCTCGCGCTCGTCCTCGTGCTGGTGTACGTGGTCGCCACCGGCACCGGGTCCCGCGACACGCCCGTCGACTCGGCCGCGTCCTCACCCGCACCGACGCCGACGTTGGCCAGCAGCGGGGAGGTCACGCCGACCACCACGCGGAGCCCGGCGGACGTCTCCCTGTCGACGCCCCCGGCAGGCGGTGCGGCGACGACGGGGCAGGCGAGTCAACCCGCCAAGATCCTCAAGCTCGCCGACCACCCGATCCTCCAGGACCCGAACGCGGGCCTGGCCAACCGTGCCTGCCCCCTGCCCGGATGGCAGAGCACCCCGGAAGGGGCGAAGGCGTTCTTCACGGCCGCGCGGCAGTGCCTCGACGCGGCATGGGAACCGTTCCTGCGCGCGTACAACCTGCCGTTCACGCCGCCGAGACTGCACTTCCCGGCGGCGGCGAGTTTCGACACCCAGTGCGGCAAGATCAACGTCAGCATCTCCACGGCGGCGTACTACTGCGAGGGCGACCTGTACCTGCCCTTCGACGGGCTCCAGACCGAGCAGTACGGCAACGCGCCCGGCGTCTACCTCGCGTTGTTCGCGCACGAGTACGGCCACCACGTGCAGGAGCTGGCCGGGATCATGGACGCCGCGTGGGAACGCATCTACGCCGAGGGGCAGAACAGTCCCGCCGGGCAGGAGATGTCGCGGCGCAAGGAACTCCAGGCGCAGTGCTTCTCCGGGATGTTCCTGGGCGCCCACGTCGACCAGGGCGGCTCCATCACCCGCGCCATGTACGACGCCGCCTGGTACGACCAGGAGACCCGGGGCGACGACACGTCGGGCACCCACGACCACGGCAGCAACGCCAACTACGCGAAGTGGTGGCGCGCGGGCGCCTACGACAACCGCATCGTCGACTGCAACACCTTCGCGGCCCCCAGCGGGGACGTGGCCTGA
- a CDS encoding YciC family protein, which translates to MSESTGWSTSGERRPGVVPLRPLLLGEILEGAVATLRRYAGVVFGSAAVVALVSAVVYYAADLWLLDATSPVPVIDADAPPEAQLDQAVAQLESALPQFGVLALITLVTQTFLSGLLTVVVGKAVLGHAIGVRQAWEELRPRLLPLLVLTFVVTLAVMVGSALFVVPGVWLYALLSLATPALVLERGRVGDALRRSVALVQGAWWRVFGVLVVAVLITWVLSYLIQWPFNLAIDPQAFERGYTPQELLVQEAGGAVARTITVPFSAAVTALLYIDQRMRRENLADELSRAARMG; encoded by the coding sequence ATGTCCGAATCCACAGGCTGGTCCACGTCAGGCGAGCGGCGTCCGGGTGTCGTCCCGCTTCGCCCTCTGCTGCTGGGGGAGATCCTGGAAGGCGCCGTCGCGACTCTGCGCAGGTACGCGGGTGTGGTGTTCGGTTCGGCCGCGGTGGTGGCGCTGGTGAGCGCCGTCGTCTACTACGCCGCGGACCTGTGGCTGCTCGACGCCACGAGCCCCGTCCCCGTCATCGATGCGGACGCGCCGCCCGAGGCGCAGCTCGACCAGGCGGTGGCGCAGCTCGAGAGCGCACTGCCGCAGTTCGGTGTGCTGGCGTTGATCACTCTGGTGACGCAGACGTTCCTCTCCGGCCTGTTGACGGTCGTGGTGGGCAAGGCGGTGCTCGGCCACGCCATCGGGGTGCGCCAAGCGTGGGAGGAGTTGCGGCCCCGGCTGCTGCCGCTGCTGGTTCTGACGTTCGTGGTGACGCTGGCGGTCATGGTGGGCTCCGCGCTGTTCGTCGTGCCCGGTGTGTGGCTGTACGCCCTGCTGAGCCTGGCGACGCCGGCGCTCGTGCTCGAACGTGGTCGCGTCGGGGACGCGCTACGCCGTTCGGTGGCCCTCGTGCAGGGCGCGTGGTGGCGGGTGTTCGGTGTGCTCGTGGTCGCGGTCCTGATCACGTGGGTGCTGTCGTACCTGATCCAGTGGCCGTTCAACCTGGCGATCGATCCGCAGGCGTTCGAGCGTGGTTACACGCCGCAGGAGCTGTTGGTCCAGGAGGCAGGGGGTGCCGTGGCGCGCACCATCACGGTGCCGTTCTCCGCGGCCGTGACGGCGTTGCTCTACATCGACCAGCGCATGCGCAGGGAGAACCTGGCCGACGAGCTGTCCAGAGCGGCCCGGATGGGCTGA
- a CDS encoding SGNH/GDSL hydrolase family protein — MGRVGRRSRGVRRTARRTRGAGLVMLLTSVLTACVTPRATTASTDPTWCGDQSSIVILGDSHSTGYGLPDYPGGGSYAPTAAGWTSTVTRRASDEWGTITTVLAHNGAMAADFRPGGRWEETVSATEAVHDVQPALVIVALGANEFAADLPPTDFAEHYRSLVDELHHASPRTTVLLLVPPEMGARLVPDPVYPWEAYTAVVETVAADQGTELLDLGEYLPAGGTPEAEALYLPDAAHLTEAGHRVVHAAVWTLLTAWCGP, encoded by the coding sequence GTGGGTCGTGTGGGGCGCCGGTCACGCGGTGTACGGCGGACGGCCCGCCGTACGCGTGGGGCCGGGCTGGTGATGTTGTTGACGTCGGTGTTGACCGCGTGTGTCACCCCGAGAGCCACGACCGCGTCCACGGACCCGACCTGGTGCGGCGACCAGTCGTCGATCGTGATCCTCGGTGACTCCCACAGCACGGGCTACGGACTGCCCGACTATCCGGGCGGTGGGAGTTACGCGCCGACGGCGGCCGGCTGGACGTCGACGGTGACACGCCGGGCCTCCGACGAGTGGGGCACGATCACCACCGTGCTCGCGCACAACGGCGCCATGGCGGCCGACTTCCGGCCGGGAGGCCGTTGGGAGGAGACCGTGAGCGCGACCGAGGCCGTGCACGACGTGCAGCCCGCGCTCGTGATCGTGGCCCTCGGAGCCAACGAGTTCGCGGCCGACCTCCCGCCCACGGACTTCGCCGAGCACTACCGGAGCCTCGTGGACGAGCTCCACCACGCGTCGCCGCGGACCACCGTGTTGCTGCTGGTGCCACCCGAGATGGGCGCGCGGCTCGTGCCCGACCCGGTGTATCCGTGGGAGGCGTACACGGCGGTCGTCGAGACCGTCGCGGCCGACCAGGGCACCGAGTTGCTCGACCTCGGCGAGTACCTGCCCGCGGGTGGTACGCCGGAGGCCGAGGCGCTCTACCTGCCCGACGCGGCACACCTGACGGAGGCCGGGCATCGGGTGGTGCACGCCGCCGTGTGGACGCTGCTCACGGCCTGGTGCGGCCCGTGA